In Gouania willdenowi chromosome 17, fGouWil2.1, whole genome shotgun sequence, one DNA window encodes the following:
- the LOC114479741 gene encoding frizzled-8-like: MERSSPGWCAFFALILQCTRCCMAAKELQCQEISVPLCKGIEYNQTYMPNQFNHDTQDEAGLEVHQFWPLVEIKCSPDLRFFLCSMYTPICLEDYKKPLPPCRSVCERAKAGCAPLMRQYGFPWPDRMRCDLLPEQGDQNTLCMDHNKSQTTTVSPVVAKPTNRPVKPYNPKKKPGYGRGIPGKHKPAVSQCEQGCFCRGPMVPVTSDNHPLHSRVKTGQILNCAMPCHNPYFTPDERTFTAFWIGLWSVLCFISTFATVATFLIDMERFKYPERPIIFLSACYMFVSVGYIVRLIAGHEEVACNRENGAEHIHYDTTGPALCTVVFLLIYFFGMASSIWWVILSLTWFLAAGMKWGNEAIASYAQYFHLAAWVIPSMKSIAVLALSSVDGDSVAGICYVGNQNLDNLRGFVLAPLVIYLFIGTMFLLAGFVSLFRIRSVIKQCGTKTDKLERLMIRIGVFTVLYTVPATVIVACYFYEQHNRQTWEITHNCTCQSEPGRQRPDYAVFMLKYFMCLLVGITSGAWIWSGKTLDSWRTFCTRCCWGSKASAGSMYSDVSTGLTWRSGTASSVSCPKQMPLSRV, encoded by the coding sequence ATGGAGAGGAGCAGCCCGGGATGGTGCGCGTTCTTCGCTCTCATCCTGCAGTGCACGCGCTGCTGCATGGCAGCAAAGGAGCTCCAGTGCCAGGAGATCTCAGTGCCTCTGTGCAAAGGCATCGAGTACAATCAAACCTACATGCCCAACCAGTTCAACCACGACACGCAGGACGAAGCCGGCCTGGAGGTGCACCAGTTCTGGCCGCTGGTGGAGATCAAGTGTTCCCCGGACCTGCGCTTCTTCCTGTGCAGCATGTACACGCCGATCTGCCTGGAGGACTACAAGAAGCCCCTGCCCCCGTGCAGGAGCGTGTGTGAGCGGGCCAAGGCGGGCTGCGCTCCGCTCATGAGGCAGTACGGATTCCCGTGGCCGGACCGGATGAGATGCGACCTCCTGCCCGAGCAGGGCGACCAGAACACGCTGTGCATGGACCACAACAAGAGCCAGACCACTACGGTGTCCCCTGTTGTGGCCAAGCCCACCAACCGTCCCGTAAAGCCGTACAATCCAAAGAAAAAGCCCGGGTACGGACGAGGCATCCCCGGTAAGCACAAACCAGCGGTGTCCCAGTGTGAGCAGGGCTGCTTCTGTCGGGGCCCCATGGTGCCCGTCACCAGTGACAACCACCCGCTGCACAGCCGCGTAAAGACGGGTCAGATCCTGAACTGTGCCATGCCGTGCCACAACCCGTACTTTACCCCGGATGAGAGAACTTTCACCGCCTTCTGGATCGGCCTGTGGTCCGTGCTCTGCTTCATCTCCACTTTTGCAACTGTCGCCACATTCCTGATCGACATGGAGCGGTTTAAGTACCCGGAGCGTCCCATCATCTTCCTCTCCGCCTGCTACATGTTCGTGTCTGTGGGATACATAGTCCGACTGATCGCTGGACACGAAGAAGTGGCGTGTAACAGAGAAAACGGTGCCGAACACATCCACTACGACACCACGGGTCCTGCGCTCTGCACCGTCGTCTTCCTGCTCATCTACTTCTTCGGCATGGCCAGCTCCATCTGGTGGGTCATCCTGTCCCTCACCTGGTTCCTGGCTGCTGGGATGAAGTGGGGCAACGAGGCGATTGCCAGTTACGCGCAGTACTTCCACCTGGCGGCTTGGGTCATCCCCAGCATGAAGTCCATAGCGGTCCTGGCTCTGAGCTCGGTGGACGGAGACTCTGTTGCTGGGATCTGCTACGTGGGGAACCAGAACTTGGACAACCTGCGAGGTTTCGTCCTGGCCCCGCTGGTCATCTACCTGTTCATCGGTACCATGTTCCTCCTGGCTGGGTTCGTGTCTCTCTTTAGGATCAGGAGTGTGATCAAAcagtgtgggaccaagactgataaACTAGAGAGGCTGATGATCCGGATCGGTGTGTTCACGGTCCTGTACACGGTCCCAGCCACTGTCATTGTAGCGTGTTACTTTTACGAGCAGCACAACAGACAAACGTGGGAGATTACGCACAACTGCACGTGCCAGTCGGAGCCGGGCAGGCAGAGGCCGGACTATGCGGTGTTTATGCTGAAGTACTTCATGTGCCTCCTGGTGGGGATCACCTCCGGGGCCTGGATCTGGTCCGGGAAAACTTTGGACTCATGGAGGACTTTCTGTACGCGCTGTTGCTGGGGGAGCAAAGCATCTGCGGGGTCCATGTACAGTGATGTAAGCACGGGACTCACATGGAGGTCCGGGACTGCCAGCTCCGTGTCCTGCCCCAAACAGATGCCACTGTCCCGGGTTTGA